A region from the Desulfuribacillus alkaliarsenatis genome encodes:
- the rsfS gene encoding ribosome silencing factor, whose product MTIQAKEQNLQTVEVITKLLDEKKAEDMVVLNIEGLSVIADYFIVCTGRSVTQVKSLADHVEDTLKQKHNIMAKGIEGTQEGKWVLLDYGDIIVHVFRQEEREFYNLERIWADARQIPLDSLLEEK is encoded by the coding sequence ATGACAATACAAGCTAAAGAACAAAACTTACAAACCGTTGAAGTGATAACAAAATTATTAGATGAAAAAAAAGCCGAAGATATGGTGGTACTAAATATAGAAGGCCTATCTGTGATTGCGGACTACTTTATTGTCTGTACTGGTAGGTCAGTTACACAGGTGAAGTCATTAGCAGACCATGTTGAAGACACCCTGAAGCAAAAACATAATATTATGGCAAAGGGTATTGAGGGCACACAAGAGGGCAAATGGGTGCTGCTTGATTATGGCGATATAATTGTCCATGTATTCCGCCAAGAAGAACGTGAATTTTACAATTTAGAGCGTATCTGGGCAGATGCACGACAAATACCATTAGATAGCCTGTTAGAAGAAAAATAG
- the yqeK gene encoding bis(5'-nucleosyl)-tetraphosphatase (symmetrical) YqeK, whose product MDICKEWITDEKWEQLLSEVSKALSFQRFEHTKRVIVVAKDLAKHYNQSIEKVMLAALFHDYAKELPKEKMRNILTDHGRKDILAMAPAIWHAPVGAYLVQSYPFGKEIFDAVCYHTTGRKMMSDIEKIIFLADYIEPSRSFPGVEEVRNMTWKNLDEAMYLALNLNIEKLLKKHFLIAEITVDARNYFLTKRSAT is encoded by the coding sequence ATGGACATATGTAAAGAATGGATTACAGACGAAAAATGGGAACAGTTATTATCTGAGGTTTCCAAAGCATTATCTTTCCAACGATTTGAACACACTAAACGTGTAATTGTTGTTGCTAAAGACTTAGCAAAACACTATAACCAGTCAATTGAAAAAGTAATGCTGGCTGCATTGTTCCATGACTACGCCAAAGAACTTCCAAAGGAAAAAATGCGCAATATTCTCACAGACCACGGTAGAAAAGATATTTTAGCCATGGCACCAGCAATCTGGCATGCTCCAGTGGGTGCCTACTTAGTACAATCTTATCCCTTTGGTAAGGAAATATTTGACGCAGTTTGTTACCATACCACTGGTAGGAAAATGATGTCTGATATCGAAAAAATTATTTTCTTAGCTGACTACATAGAGCCAAGTCGTTCGTTCCCGGGTGTTGAAGAGGTACGTAATATGACCTGGAAAAACCTGGATGAAGCTATGTACCTAGCTTTAAACTTAAATATCGAAAAATTATTAAAAAAACACTTTTTAATCGCAGAAATTACTGTTGACGCACGAAATTATTTTTTAACTAAAAGGAGTGCAACATAA
- the nadD gene encoding nicotinate-nucleotide adenylyltransferase, with product MRIGIYGGTFDPVHIGHLICADWIRNALKLDKILFVPAKTPPHKQGKSITDPRHRLNMLALSIKSNPYFEVSDIELVSQEPVSYTWYTIERIKQQNPDAKLFLLLGADTIYDLENWKYVDNIINNSQIVGFNRGGEISLKDAKCVKYKDSIVYVDTPIISLSSTTIRNRIANGESVNYIVTSEAWQYIKENRLYGHM from the coding sequence GTGAGGATAGGAATATATGGTGGGACGTTTGATCCCGTACATATTGGCCACTTAATATGCGCTGATTGGATTCGTAACGCGTTAAAACTTGATAAAATATTGTTTGTGCCTGCTAAAACTCCACCCCACAAACAGGGAAAGAGCATCACTGACCCTAGGCACCGTCTAAACATGCTTGCTTTAAGTATTAAAAGCAACCCGTATTTTGAGGTCTCTGATATAGAATTAGTATCACAAGAACCTGTATCTTATACATGGTACACGATTGAAAGGATTAAGCAGCAAAATCCAGATGCTAAATTATTTTTATTATTAGGTGCAGACACAATATATGACTTAGAGAACTGGAAGTACGTAGATAATATTATCAATAATAGTCAAATCGTAGGCTTTAATCGTGGTGGTGAAATAAGCCTTAAAGATGCAAAGTGTGTAAAATATAAGGACTCGATTGTATACGTTGATACACCTATAATAAGTTTATCGTCAACGACAATACGCAATCGGATTGCTAATGGAGAATCGGTCAATTATATAGTTACTTCTGAGGCGTGGCAATATATTAAGGAGAATCGTTTATATGGACATATGTAA
- the yhbY gene encoding ribosome assembly RNA-binding protein YhbY translates to MLTGKQKRHLRSLANPLEPIFQVGKGGANSNLYKSISEALEARELIKISVLKNCLEEKQQVAEYVAKHTDSEIVQIIGSTIILYKESAEKKKIELP, encoded by the coding sequence ATGCTTACTGGAAAACAAAAACGTCACTTACGCTCATTAGCAAACCCACTTGAACCAATTTTTCAAGTTGGAAAGGGTGGAGCTAATAGTAATCTTTATAAGAGTATCTCAGAGGCATTAGAGGCTCGCGAATTGATAAAAATTAGTGTGTTGAAAAATTGCTTAGAAGAAAAACAGCAGGTAGCAGAATATGTTGCAAAGCATACTGATTCAGAGATTGTGCAAATCATTGGTAGTACGATTATTTTGTATAAGGAATCTGCTGAGAAGAAAAAAATTGAATTGCCATAA
- a CDS encoding shikimate dehydrogenase, producing MRLVGLYGHPVGHSLSPLMHNFAFNKLGLSFHYQSFDIKPEQLQNAVLAIRALDMTGVNVTIPYKESVIPYLDALDESAKLIGAVNTIVNENGILKGYNTDGLGYVKSLEQELQIRVADKRVAIIGSGGAARGIVYALIVNGSTDITILGRNAAKAQKIANDLINIGNIKTSQLNEENDLKDFDIVVNTTPIGMHPNTEHTPIAASLLHSEQIISDIVYNPLNTKLLLEAQKVGCRIHRGLGMFIHQGALAFEKWTGQEPPTKEMYQLVHSHLQNKSSQ from the coding sequence ATGAGATTAGTTGGTTTATATGGGCATCCAGTAGGTCATAGTCTGTCACCTTTGATGCACAATTTTGCATTCAATAAATTGGGCTTGTCATTCCATTATCAAAGCTTTGATATCAAGCCAGAGCAGCTACAAAATGCTGTATTGGCTATAAGGGCATTAGATATGACAGGCGTTAATGTGACTATTCCGTATAAAGAATCTGTAATCCCTTACTTAGATGCTTTAGATGAATCAGCTAAGCTTATCGGTGCTGTGAATACTATTGTGAATGAAAATGGTATTCTTAAAGGATATAATACCGATGGATTAGGCTATGTCAAATCATTAGAGCAAGAACTACAAATACGAGTCGCTGACAAACGGGTGGCTATAATAGGTTCAGGAGGGGCTGCACGGGGTATTGTATACGCTTTAATTGTAAATGGATCTACAGATATCACTATCTTAGGAAGAAATGCAGCCAAAGCACAGAAAATAGCCAATGATTTAATAAATATTGGTAATATAAAAACAAGTCAACTCAATGAAGAAAATGATTTAAAAGACTTTGACATAGTTGTAAATACGACCCCAATTGGAATGCACCCAAACACTGAGCACACTCCAATTGCAGCTAGTCTTCTACATAGTGAACAAATTATAAGCGATATTGTATATAACCCATTAAACACAAAGCTCTTATTAGAAGCGCAAAAAGTAGGGTGTAGAATTCATAGAGGATTAGGTATGTTTATACACCAAGGTGCGTTAGCATTTGAGAAATGGACAGGCCAAGAGCCGCCAACTAAAGAAATGTACCAATTAGTACACAGTCATTTACAAAACAAGTCAAGTCAATAA
- the yqeH gene encoding ribosome biogenesis GTPase YqeH: MDSLTEANIKCYGCGATLQSQTENLPGYVPEKKLKNNEQKKLICKRCHRIKHYNEILQVTLDETKFINILRQVSKDSSAAILYVIDIFDFEGSWLSQVPEYLAEFPIYVVINKADVLPRDINAERIRLWVSDELVQKGLQVEKVFLVSALKRWDLDNLANAVLKHYVNKNIYVIGATNVGKSTLLNRLVPILIGQAEQVKMFDIPEITTSVYSGTTVETLKIPLSSEYAIYDTPGIIKHERLTEQICPKCLQAVIPAKRINPRIYQLNSKQTLFLGGLARFDYLEGDKQPFVCYVSNELNVHRTKLDNADDLYQTHNKDLLTPPCADCAQDFSLNKIIELDIPVYQEIDVVIAGLGWITLKGYKSKLRLYVPEAAEVRTRTALI; the protein is encoded by the coding sequence ATGGACTCGCTAACGGAGGCAAATATTAAATGCTATGGCTGTGGAGCTACATTACAATCCCAAACTGAAAATTTACCAGGGTATGTTCCTGAAAAGAAATTAAAAAATAATGAACAAAAAAAGCTTATTTGTAAGCGCTGCCATCGAATAAAGCATTATAACGAAATATTACAGGTAACATTAGATGAAACAAAGTTTATTAATATTTTAAGACAAGTTTCTAAAGATAGTTCAGCGGCAATCTTATATGTAATTGATATTTTTGACTTTGAGGGCTCATGGCTTAGTCAAGTACCTGAATACCTTGCGGAATTTCCAATATATGTAGTAATCAACAAAGCTGACGTATTACCAAGAGATATCAATGCAGAAAGAATCAGATTATGGGTAAGTGATGAATTAGTACAAAAAGGCTTGCAAGTAGAAAAGGTGTTTCTAGTAAGTGCATTAAAGCGTTGGGATTTAGACAATCTTGCTAATGCTGTATTGAAGCATTATGTTAATAAGAATATCTATGTTATTGGAGCAACAAATGTAGGGAAATCAACATTGCTAAATCGTCTAGTCCCCATATTAATAGGACAGGCCGAGCAAGTGAAAATGTTTGACATACCAGAGATCACTACTTCTGTATACTCTGGTACTACTGTAGAGACACTGAAAATTCCGTTGTCTAGTGAGTATGCGATTTATGATACTCCTGGAATTATAAAGCATGAGCGGTTGACGGAGCAAATATGCCCCAAATGCTTACAAGCTGTGATACCAGCCAAACGCATAAATCCAAGAATATATCAATTAAACAGTAAGCAAACGCTATTTCTTGGAGGTTTAGCTAGGTTTGATTACCTTGAAGGAGATAAACAACCATTTGTGTGTTATGTGTCTAATGAGCTTAATGTTCATAGAACAAAACTTGATAATGCTGACGATTTATATCAAACACATAACAAAGATTTACTAACACCGCCATGTGCTGATTGTGCGCAGGATTTTTCACTCAATAAAATTATTGAACTAGATATCCCTGTTTATCAGGAAATAGATGTTGTGATTGCAGGCTTAGGTTGGATTACACTTAAGGGCTATAAGTCAAAATTAAGATTATATGTACCAGAAGCTGCAGAGGTTAGAACGAGGACAGCACTTATATAA
- a CDS encoding YqeG family HAD IIIA-type phosphatase → MKKFIPDLYVTNIHQIKPKDLKKRGIEGVLTDLDNTLVRWDEPATTQEVIQWFKELNDEGIKVVIISNNNEIRVKEFADPMNVSFIHKARKPLKKGFVTGLKMLQLPANKTAVIGDQVLTDVLGGNRMGMYTILVDPIGEKEFLMTKFNRRIEKRIVRHLFKKGLISWTR, encoded by the coding sequence TTGAAAAAATTTATACCAGATTTATATGTAACGAATATTCATCAGATAAAACCAAAGGATTTAAAAAAACGTGGCATTGAAGGCGTGCTTACGGATCTTGACAATACATTAGTTAGATGGGATGAGCCAGCTACGACGCAAGAGGTTATACAGTGGTTCAAAGAGCTAAATGATGAAGGCATTAAGGTAGTTATAATATCAAATAATAACGAAATACGAGTTAAAGAATTTGCTGACCCAATGAATGTGTCATTTATTCATAAAGCTAGAAAGCCTTTGAAAAAAGGTTTTGTTACGGGTTTGAAGATGCTGCAATTGCCAGCAAACAAAACTGCTGTTATTGGTGACCAGGTTTTGACTGATGTTTTAGGTGGTAACCGTATGGGTATGTATACAATACTGGTCGACCCAATAGGTGAGAAGGAATTTTTAATGACGAAATTTAATCGACGGATTGAAAAGAGAATAGTTCGCCATTTATTTAAGAAGGGGTTAATATCATGGACTCGCTAA
- a CDS encoding STAS domain-containing protein, whose translation MQEKESSLTPPDLSQTKEHGMQIVSIKGKLTYGTTQEAKVRLKNLFDNSADGYIIDMADVEYIDSTGFGLLINFAKQIASIDRKMALIVTNDFIYDLFKISKFHLVFPVVKTKEEGFKVLKEQIDLPLPLRDY comes from the coding sequence ATGCAAGAAAAAGAAAGCTCACTAACACCACCAGATTTATCACAAACAAAAGAACATGGCATGCAAATTGTATCCATTAAAGGTAAGCTGACTTATGGAACGACACAAGAAGCAAAAGTACGGCTAAAGAATTTATTCGATAACTCTGCTGACGGATATATCATCGATATGGCAGATGTAGAATACATAGATAGTACTGGTTTTGGTTTACTTATTAATTTTGCTAAACAAATTGCAAGTATTGATCGTAAAATGGCGCTTATAGTTACGAATGATTTTATCTATGATTTGTTCAAAATATCTAAATTTCACCTCGTTTTCCCAGTCGTTAAGACAAAAGAGGAAGGATTTAAGGTGTTGAAAGAACAAATTGATTTGCCATTACCATTGCGTGATTATTAA